The DNA segment GGACCTGTCGACGCTGGACGTGTGGGACCAGCATCTGGCCCGCGCGGGCGCCGAGCTGCTGGCGCAGCGGCTGGACCTGATCGCCGCGCTGCAGCCGCTCGCGGACAAGGCCTATGAGCAGCTGGCGCCGGGCGGCGGGCCGCTGGCGCTGGAGTACCGCGGTTCGGCGGGCGAGGCGATGGCCGCCGCCGCGACCCGCGAGGAGCTGTACGGCGTGCTGCTGGCGGCGCTCGGCGAGGCCCGTAAGGGGGAGATCGAGCGCGGGGTGACGCTGGTCGGCCCGCACCGCGACGATCTGGTGCTCAAGCTGGGGCAGCTCCCGGCGAAGGGGTACGCCAGCCACGGCGAGTCCTGGTCGTATGCGCTGGCGCTGCGGCTGGCGTCGTACGACCTGCTGCGGGCCGAGGGCAACGAGCCGGTGCTGGTGCTCGACGACGTCTTCGCCGAGCTGGACGCGCGGCGCCGCGAGCGGCTGGCGGAGCTGGTGGCCCCGGGCGAGCAGGTGCTGGTGACGGCCGCGGTGGACGACGATGTGCCGGGCGTCCTGGCCGGGGCGCGCTTTGCGGTGTCCGACGGCGCCGCGGAGAAGGTGACCCGGTGAGCGAGGAACAGCCCGACCGGCCGACCCCCGAGCTCTCGGGTGTGGACCTGGCCCGGCAGGCGCTGGTGGCCGCGAAGGAGCAGGCGCGTGCGCGGGGCGCGGCCGCGCAGCAGAAGAAGCAGGCCCGGCGCGGGGGGCTGCGCTCCGGCGCGCGGGCGGACGGACGCGACCCGCTGCCGCTCGGTGCGGCGATCAACCGGCTGATCACGGAGCGCGGCTGGGAGACCCCGGCCGCGGTCGGCGGGGTGATGGGGCGCTGGCCGCAGCTGGTCGGGCCCGAGGTGGCGCAGCACTGCGAGCCGCAGAAGTACGACGAGGACGCCCGGGTCCTGACGGTCCAGTGCGATTCGACGGCCTGGGCGACGCAACTGCGGCTGCTGGCGCCGACGCTGGTCGCCCGCCTCAACGAGGACCTGGGCCACGGCACCGTAAAGATGATCAAGGTGTTGGGTCCCGGGGGCCCCGCGCGCCGGTACGGATCCCTGCGGGCACCGGGCAGCAAGGGCCCCGGCGACACCTACGGCTGACCCCTGGGACGCCCCTTGACGGGTGAGGCGGATGAGACCCCGCTCACGGTAGTCGCCGGTTGACAGTCCGAAGCGCTGAGTGCCCGTGTGAGCGTCCTGAGGCCCCTTCTCGGATATGGGGAGTCGGCGGACGCCAGTTCAGGGCGGCACATGACGACTCAGGTGCCTCCAAACCCCCATGAGTGTCGGCGCTACCGGTAGACTGGTGCCAATCCCGCCCACTCGCGGAACATGTCGAACGACGCAGCCCCGCCCGCCTGTCTTCCCAGGGGTGATCCCCGCAGGCGCGGAAGGGCTCGTGCTGTGCCAGAAAGGGCGCTTCGTGGCCGACTCCGGCGACCTCAACGAGAACAACACGGCTTCTACTGAAGAGGGGGTTCCGGCCGGCGCCCTGGGCGACTCCGCGGTGGAGAAGTCGTACGACGCCAGTGCGATCACCGTCCTCGAAGGCCTGGACGCGGTCCGCAAGCGCCCCGGCATGTACATCGGCTCGACGGGCGAGCGGGGTCTGCACCACCTCGTGCAAGAGGTGGTCGACAACTCCGTCGACGAGGCGATGGCCGGGCACGCGGACACCATCGACGTGACGATCCTGCCGGACGGCGGCGTGCGCGTCGTGGACAACGGCCGCGGCATCCCGGTCGGCATCGTGCCGTCGGAGAACAAGCCGGCCGTCGAGGTTGTCATGACGGTCCTGCACGCCGGTGGCAAGTTCGGCGGCGGCGGCTACGCGGTCTCCGGTGGTCTGCACGGCGTGGGTGTCTCCGTCGTGAACGCGCTGTCGCAGCGGGTGGCGGTCGAGGTCCGCACGGAGGGCCACCGCTGGACGCAGGACTACAAGCTCGGTGTGCCGACCGCGCCGCTGGCGAAGAACGAGGCGGTCGACTCGACCGGCACCTCCGTCACCTTCTGGGCCGACGGCGACATCTTCGAGACCACCGAGTACTCCTTCGAGACGCTCTCCCGGCGCTTCCAGGAGATGGCCTTCCTCAACAAGGGCCTGACGATCTCGCTGACGGACGAGCGCCCGGACCACGTGGACGAGGAGGGCAAGCCGCTCTCGGTGCGGTACCACTACGAGGGCGGCATCGTCGACTTCGTGACGTACCTCAACTCGCGCAAGGGCGAGCTGGTGCACCCGACGGTGATCGCGGTGGAGGCCGAGGACAAGGAGCGGATGCTCTCGGTCGAGATCGCGATGCAGTGGAACACCCAGTACAGCGAGGGTGTCTACAGCTTTGCGAACACCATCCACACCCATGAGGGCGGTACCCACGAGGAGGGCTTCCGCGCGGCGCTGACGGGTCTGATCAACCGCTACGCCCGCGACAAGAAGCTGCTGCGCGAGAAGGACGACAACCTCACGGGCGAGGACATCCGCGAGGGTCTGACGGCGATCATCTCGATCAAGCTCGGCGAGCCGCAGTTCGAGGGCCAGACCAAGACGAAGCTCGGCAACACCGAGGCCAAGACCTTCGTCCAGAAGATCGTCCACGAGCACCTCACGGACTGGCTGGACCGCAACCCCAACGAGGCCGCGGACATCATCCGCAAGGGCATCCAGGCCGCGACCGCGCGGGTGGCGGCCCGCAAGGCGCGGGACCTGACCCGCCGCAAGGGCCTGCTGGAGACGGCGTCGCTGCCGGGCAAGCTGAGCGACTGCCAGTCCAACGACCCGACCAAGTGCGAGATCTTCATCGTCGAGGGCGACTCCGCCGGCGGCTCGGCCAAGTCCGGCCGCAACCCGGAGTACCAGGCGATCCTGCCGATCCGCGGCAAGATCCTCAACGTCGAGAAGGCCAGGGTCGACAAGATCCTGCAGAACAACGAGGTCCAGGCCCTGATCTCGGCCTTCGGCACCGGCGTGCACGAGGACTTCGACATCGAGAAGCTCCGCTATCACAAGATCATCCTGATGGCGGACGCCGACGTCGACGGTCAGCACATCAACACCCTGCTGCTCACCTTCCTCTTCCGCTTCATGCGTCCGCTGGTCGAGGCCGGGCACGTCTACCTCTCCCGCCCGCCGCTGTACAAGATCAAGTGGGGCCGGGACGACTTCGAGTACGCCTACTCCGACGCGGAGCGGGACGCGCTGATCGAGCTCGGCAAGCAGAACGGCAAGCGGATCCGCGAGGACTCGATCCAGCGGTTCAAGGGTCTCGGTGAGATGAACGCCGAGGAGCTGCGCATCACGACCATGGACACCGACCACCGGGTCCTCGGTCAGGTCTCGCTGGACGACGCGGCCCGTGCGGACGACCTGTTCTCCGTGCTGATGGGCGAGGACGTCGAGGCGCGCCGCTCGTTCATCCAGCGCAACGCCAAGGACGTCCGCTTCCTCGACATCTGAGCCCTGTCGGCCCGAACAACAGCCGCAGCTCGAAAGGACTTTGAACCACCATGGCCGACGAGAACCCCCCTGTGACCCCGGACGGCGTGACCGCCGAGGGCGCGCCCGCCGCCATCGAAGGCGTCGGGATGCGTGTCGAGCCCGTCGGGCTCGAGACGGAGATGCAGCGCTCCTACCTCGACTACGCGATGTCCGTCATCGTCTCGCGTGCGCTGCCGGACGTCCGGGACGGCCTCAAGCCCGTCCACCGCCGCGTCCTGTACGCCATGTACGACGGCGGCTACCGCCCCGAGAAGGGCTTCTACAAGTGCGCCCGCGTCGTCGGCGACGTCATGGGTACGTACCACCCGCACGGCGACTCCTCGATCTACGACGCCTTGGTCCGCCTGGCGCAGCCCTGGTCGATGCGGATGCCGCTGGTCGACTCCAACGGCAACTTCGGCTCACCGGGCAACGACCCGGCGGCCGCCATGCGGTACACCGAGTGCAAGATGGCGCCGCTGTCGATGGAGATGCTCCGGGACATCGACGAGGAGACCGTCGACTTCCAGGACAACTACGACGGCCGCAACCAGGAGCCGACGGTCCTGCCGGCCCGCTTCCCCAACCTGCTGATCAACGGCTCGGCCGGCATCGCGGTCGGTATGGCCACCAACATCCCGCCGCACAACCTGCGCGAGGTCGCGGCCGGCGCCCAGTGGGCGCTGGAGCACCCGGAGGCCTCCGCCGAGGAGCTGCTGGACGCGCTGATCGAGCGGATCAAGGGCCCGGACTTCCCCACCGGCGCGCTGGTGGTGGGCCGCAAGGGCATCGAGGAGGCCTACCGCACCGGCCGCGGCTCCATCACGATGCGCGCGGTGGTCGAGGTCGAGGAGATCCAGAACCGCCAGTGCCTGGTGGTCACCGAGCTGCCCTACCAGGTCAACCCCGACAACCTCGCCCAGAAGATCGCCGACCTGGTCAAGGACGGCAGGATCGGCGGCATCGCGGACGTCCGCGACGAGACCTCCTCGCGCACCGGCCAGCGCCTGGTCATCGTGCTCAAGCGGGACGCGGTCGCCAAGGTCGTCCTCAACAACCTCTACAAGCACACCGACCTCCAGACCAACTTCGGCGCGAACATGCTGGCGCTGGTCGACGGGGTGCCGCGCACGCTCTCGCTGGACGCGTTCATCCGCAACTGGGTGACGCACCAGATCGAGGTCATCGTCCGCCGGACGAAGTTCCGGCTGCGCAAGGCCGAGGAGCGGGCGCACATCCTGCGCGGCCTGCTCAAGGCGCTGGACGCCATCGACGAGGTCATCGCGCTGATCCGGCGCAGTGAGACGGTCGACGTGGCGCGCGAGGGCCTGATGGGCCTGCTGGAGATCGACGAGATCCAGGCGAACGCGATCCTGGAGATGCAGCTGCGCCGGCTGGCCGCCCTGGAGCGCCAGAAGATCACCGCCGAGCACGACGAGCTGCAGCGCAAGATCAACGAGTACAACGCGATCCTGGCCTCCCCGGAGCGCCAGCGCCAGATCATCAGCGAGGAACTCGCCGCCATCGTCGACAAGTTCGGCGACGACCGGCGCTCCAAGCTGGTGCCCTTCGAGGGCGACATGTCCATCGAGGACCTGATCGCCGAGGAGGACATCGTCGTCACGATCACCCGTGGCGGCTATGTGAAGCGGACCAAGACCGACGACTACCGCTCGCAGAAGCGCGGCGGCAAGGGCGTGCGGGGCACGAAGCTCAAGGAAGACGACATCGTCGACCACTTCTTCGTCTCCACCACCCACCACTGGCTGCTCTTCTTCACGAACAAGGGCCGGGTCTACCGCGCCAAGGCGTACGAACTCCCCGACGCGGGACGCGACGCCCGGGGTCAGCATGTGGCCAACCTCCTCGCCTTCCAGCCGGACGAGCAGATCGCGCAGATCCTGGCGATCCGCGACTACGAGGCCATGCCGTACCTGGTGCTCGCCACCAAGGCCGGCCTGGTGAAGAAGACGCCGCTCAAGGACTACGACTCGCCGCGTTCCGGCGGTGTCATCGCGATCAACCTGCGCGAGCAGGAGGACGGCACCGACGACGAGCTGATCGGCGCCGAGCTGGTGTCGGAGAACGACGACCTGCTGCTGATCAGCAAGAAGGCCCAGTCGATCCGGTTCACGGCGACGGACGAGGCGCTCCGCCCGATGGGCCGGGCCACGTCCGGTGTGAAGGGCATGAGCTTCCGCGAGGGCGACGAGCTGCTCTCGATGAACGTGGTCCGCGCCAACACCTTCGTGTTCACCGCCACCGACGGCGGCTACGCCAAGCGCACCGCGGTCGACGAGTACCGCGTCCAGGGCCGCGGCGGTCTGGGGATCAAGGCCGCGAAGATCGTGGAGGACCGGGGCTCCCTGGTCGGCGCGCTGGTCGTCGAGGCGACCGATGAGATCCTCGCGGTGACGCTCGGCGGTGGCGTGATCCGTACGCGGGTCAACGAGGTGCGGGAGACCGGCCGTGACACCATGGGCGTTCAACTGATCAACCTGGGCAAGCGTGATGCTGTGGTCGGCATCGCATGGAACGCCGAGGCCGGTCGTGAAGCCGAAGAGGTCGACGGGGGCGCGGTGCCCGACGAGGCCGGCGCGGCCGAGGAGACCGCGCCCACGGCGGCCGAGGGCGAGCAGCCCGCGGCGGAGTAGCACGAGGAGTAGGTCGTGAGTGGAGCCACGGGCGCTGCGGCGGGTCGATCGGGAGCCGGGAAGGATTCCCCGTCCGGACCCGCAACCGTGACGGAGGACAGCGCCCGTGGCTCCGCCGTTTCCGACAGCGGGCCCCGGGACGAGGGCCCGCACGAAGGGGGAGCCGTGACCGAGACCCGTCAGCCGCAACCGCAGCCCCAGGGGAAGGCCGGGGGCGGCACTGAGCAGCCGTACCAGCCGCCTCAGGCGTATCCCACCGGCGGGGGGAAGGGCGGCGGGCAGGCGGTGCGCCTGCCGCGTACGGGTGCCCGTACGGCCCCGCGGACCCGCAAGGCCCGGCTGCGGGTGGCACGGGCCGATCCGTGGTCCGTCATGAAGGTCAGCTTCCTGCTCTCCGTCGCCCTGGGCATCTGCACGGTCGTGGCCGCCGCGGTGCTGTGGATGGTCATGAACGCGATGGGTGTCTTCTCCACGGTCGGCGGGACGATCAGCGAGGCCACCGGCTCCGGCGACGGCGGCGGCTTCGATCTGCAGTCGTTCCTGTCGCTGCCGCGGGTGCTGCTCTTCACGTCGATCATCGCGGTGATCGACGTGGTGCTGGCGACCGCGCTGGCCACGCTCGGCGCGTTCATCTACAACCTGTCGGCGGGCTTCGTCGGCGGTGTGGAACTCACCCTCGCCGAGGACGAGTGACCTCCTCTAGGGAGGGCGTTCGGGAGGCTCCGGGAACCGATTTTGGGAACGCCTCTGAAGTGCGCTAATCTTCTGGTGCAGCGAGCGCGCGGCTATAGCTCAGACGGTTAGAGCGCTTCCCTGATAAGGAAGAGGCCCCAGGTTCAAGTCCTGGTAGCCGCACTGCACAATCGGCCCGGCCGGGGAACTCCCCGGCTGGGCCGATTCGTTGTACGGAGGCGGAAGTTGGCTCGCGGCAGCGGCCTCGGACGAGGTGTCGCCGGCCGTGGGCTAGGTAACCAATCGGTATCGGCCGGTGTGTATCATCGGCCGACATAGGTCCCCTACGTCAACGAAAGACGAGGTCGCGCGGTGAAGAAGCTTCTCCTGGTCGCACTGGCCGCCATCGGCGGGCTCCTCGTGTACCGCCAGATCCAGGCGGATCGCGCCGAGCAGGATCTGTGGACGGAGGCGACCGACTCCGTGCCCGCAGGTTCGGGTGTCTGAGACCCCTCACAGCACAGCAGGTTCGTACGGACCCCGATTGCCCCTGGCGATCGGGGTTTCGTGCGTCTGAGGGGGGACGGGGCGGCCGGGGTGGCGGTTGTGGGGGCCATGGTGGGCTGGCGGGTGGCCGGATGTTGTTGCTGGACCGCGCTCCCTTCCTTTCTTCGCTAAAGCAACTAATTAGCTTGCGATGGCAAATGTTGTGGGGTGGTCGCAGGTCATCAGGGGGGCGGGGCATGGCATGCCGATCGCGCAGCGGGGTGGCGGCGTTGCCGGGGGATGCGGCCTGTCCTGGCCGCCGGACCACTTCAGGCCACCCGCCTCAAGCGGGTGCGAGGCAACTGCCGCGCGACGTCGCCCTGCAGGGCTGCCGCCCAACTCGCTGCATCCGGCGTCGAACTGCGCATCGACGCGGCTCCGTCAGATCGGCCAACATCCGCGTGGTGGCCGATGGGCGGTGGTCGATGGTCGTTGGCCGGTGGAGCTGATGTTTCACGTGGAACATCAGCGGGGGAAGGCGAAGAGCGGTCCGGAGGCCGGGGTGACGGCGGTCCGGACCGATGCCCCGCTGGACGATTACCGGGCCTCGGCAGACGGCACACAGGACGGCGGTGGAGGATGGTCCACAGGACGCGTGGTGGCCGTCGCCATCGGGCGGTGGGCGTAGCGCTGCCGGCTGGTCTCGCGGTTTCCCACGGGGCCCGCGGGAGGCCATGGTCCGGTCCGGGAATTCCGATCCGATGAGGGGTGGCTCGTGGTGACGGGGTGCATGACGCACAGGGGCATGGCCGCACTGACGGCGCTCGCCGCGGTGATGCTCCTGCCGGGGGCGGTGGGCGTGGCCTCGGCCGACAGCGTCCACGGCTACCGGACGGGGGACGGTGCCACGGCGACCAAGGGCGCCTCCGACTCCAGCCAGGCGCCGCAGCTCAAGCCCGGACTGCACACCGACTCCATCAAGAGCGGTGAGCAGAAGTACTACGCCGTCACCCTGGACGACCGGACCAGCGCGTACTTCTCGGCCGTCGCGGCTCCCCGGCCCGGCACCAAGGTCAAGGACTACGGCGACAAACTGACCCTCACCGTCCAGGACAGCGACGGCACGACCTGCGGTGCACAGGCCCGTCCGTCGTTCAACGGCGGCGGCATGGCGTACCCGATCGCCGACTACGCCAGCCGTCGCATCGGCGCCGACCGTACGGAGTGTCAGAAGGCCGGCCGGTACTACCTGGTGATCAGCCGTGAGGGGGCGGCGGCCTCCGGCCCCGGGAGCTGGCCGCTCGAAATCGACTACCTCGTCGAGCCTCCGCTCCGGGGCAGCACCCCCGCCCGGCCGGGCCAGGGCAGTTGGAGCACCGCCACGCCCGCACCGCGCACGGATGCCACGAAGCGCAGCGCCAGGGGCGGCACCGGCTTCAACGACGCGGGTTCGGTCGACACCGGGGTCTGGAAGGACCGGATCACGCCGGGCGAGACCCGCTTCTACCGCGTACCGGTGGACTGGGGGCAGCGGCTCAACCTGAGC comes from the Streptomyces angustmyceticus genome and includes:
- the gyrB gene encoding DNA topoisomerase (ATP-hydrolyzing) subunit B, whose amino-acid sequence is MADSGDLNENNTASTEEGVPAGALGDSAVEKSYDASAITVLEGLDAVRKRPGMYIGSTGERGLHHLVQEVVDNSVDEAMAGHADTIDVTILPDGGVRVVDNGRGIPVGIVPSENKPAVEVVMTVLHAGGKFGGGGYAVSGGLHGVGVSVVNALSQRVAVEVRTEGHRWTQDYKLGVPTAPLAKNEAVDSTGTSVTFWADGDIFETTEYSFETLSRRFQEMAFLNKGLTISLTDERPDHVDEEGKPLSVRYHYEGGIVDFVTYLNSRKGELVHPTVIAVEAEDKERMLSVEIAMQWNTQYSEGVYSFANTIHTHEGGTHEEGFRAALTGLINRYARDKKLLREKDDNLTGEDIREGLTAIISIKLGEPQFEGQTKTKLGNTEAKTFVQKIVHEHLTDWLDRNPNEAADIIRKGIQAATARVAARKARDLTRRKGLLETASLPGKLSDCQSNDPTKCEIFIVEGDSAGGSAKSGRNPEYQAILPIRGKILNVEKARVDKILQNNEVQALISAFGTGVHEDFDIEKLRYHKIILMADADVDGQHINTLLLTFLFRFMRPLVEAGHVYLSRPPLYKIKWGRDDFEYAYSDAERDALIELGKQNGKRIREDSIQRFKGLGEMNAEELRITTMDTDHRVLGQVSLDDAARADDLFSVLMGEDVEARRSFIQRNAKDVRFLDI
- a CDS encoding DUF3566 domain-containing protein, which produces MSGATGAAAGRSGAGKDSPSGPATVTEDSARGSAVSDSGPRDEGPHEGGAVTETRQPQPQPQGKAGGGTEQPYQPPQAYPTGGGKGGGQAVRLPRTGARTAPRTRKARLRVARADPWSVMKVSFLLSVALGICTVVAAAVLWMVMNAMGVFSTVGGTISEATGSGDGGGFDLQSFLSLPRVLLFTSIIAVIDVVLATALATLGAFIYNLSAGFVGGVELTLAEDE
- a CDS encoding DUF721 domain-containing protein; protein product: MSEEQPDRPTPELSGVDLARQALVAAKEQARARGAAAQQKKQARRGGLRSGARADGRDPLPLGAAINRLITERGWETPAAVGGVMGRWPQLVGPEVAQHCEPQKYDEDARVLTVQCDSTAWATQLRLLAPTLVARLNEDLGHGTVKMIKVLGPGGPARRYGSLRAPGSKGPGDTYG
- a CDS encoding DLW-39 family protein translates to MKKLLLVALAAIGGLLVYRQIQADRAEQDLWTEATDSVPAGSGV
- the gyrA gene encoding DNA gyrase subunit A, which produces MADENPPVTPDGVTAEGAPAAIEGVGMRVEPVGLETEMQRSYLDYAMSVIVSRALPDVRDGLKPVHRRVLYAMYDGGYRPEKGFYKCARVVGDVMGTYHPHGDSSIYDALVRLAQPWSMRMPLVDSNGNFGSPGNDPAAAMRYTECKMAPLSMEMLRDIDEETVDFQDNYDGRNQEPTVLPARFPNLLINGSAGIAVGMATNIPPHNLREVAAGAQWALEHPEASAEELLDALIERIKGPDFPTGALVVGRKGIEEAYRTGRGSITMRAVVEVEEIQNRQCLVVTELPYQVNPDNLAQKIADLVKDGRIGGIADVRDETSSRTGQRLVIVLKRDAVAKVVLNNLYKHTDLQTNFGANMLALVDGVPRTLSLDAFIRNWVTHQIEVIVRRTKFRLRKAEERAHILRGLLKALDAIDEVIALIRRSETVDVAREGLMGLLEIDEIQANAILEMQLRRLAALERQKITAEHDELQRKINEYNAILASPERQRQIISEELAAIVDKFGDDRRSKLVPFEGDMSIEDLIAEEDIVVTITRGGYVKRTKTDDYRSQKRGGKGVRGTKLKEDDIVDHFFVSTTHHWLLFFTNKGRVYRAKAYELPDAGRDARGQHVANLLAFQPDEQIAQILAIRDYEAMPYLVLATKAGLVKKTPLKDYDSPRSGGVIAINLREQEDGTDDELIGAELVSENDDLLLISKKAQSIRFTATDEALRPMGRATSGVKGMSFREGDELLSMNVVRANTFVFTATDGGYAKRTAVDEYRVQGRGGLGIKAAKIVEDRGSLVGALVVEATDEILAVTLGGGVIRTRVNEVRETGRDTMGVQLINLGKRDAVVGIAWNAEAGREAEEVDGGAVPDEAGAAEETAPTAAEGEQPAAE
- the recF gene encoding DNA replication/repair protein RecF (All proteins in this family for which functions are known are DNA-binding proteins that assist the filamentation of RecA onto DNA for the initiation of recombination or recombinational repair.); amino-acid sequence: MHVTHLSLADFRSYARVEVPLDPGVTAFVGPNGQGKTNLVEAVGYLATLGSHRVSSDAPLVRMGAERAIIRAAVTQGERQQLVELELNPGKANRARINRSSQVRPRDVLGIVRTVLFAPEDLALVKGDPGERRRFLDELITARSPRMAGVRSDYDRVLKQRNTLLKTAALARRHGGRQMDLSTLDVWDQHLARAGAELLAQRLDLIAALQPLADKAYEQLAPGGGPLALEYRGSAGEAMAAAATREELYGVLLAALGEARKGEIERGVTLVGPHRDDLVLKLGQLPAKGYASHGESWSYALALRLASYDLLRAEGNEPVLVLDDVFAELDARRRERLAELVAPGEQVLVTAAVDDDVPGVLAGARFAVSDGAAEKVTR